The Euphorbia lathyris chromosome 3, ddEupLath1.1, whole genome shotgun sequence genome contains a region encoding:
- the LOC136223070 gene encoding inositol oxygenase 1-like — MTIIIEQPHLVTEEVEEKIPADDNEMLLDAGFVVPQINSFGQTFRDYEAEGERQPGVENFYRMNHINQTYDFVKKMREEYGKLKRTEMSIWECCELLNDVVDESDPDLDEPQIEHLLQTAEAIRQDYPNEDWLHLTGLIHDLGKVLLLPSFGGLPQWAVVGDTYPVGCAFDDSVVHHKHFKDNPDYNNPAYNTKYGVYSQGCGLNNVMMSFGHDDYMYLVAKENNTTLPSAALFIVRYHSFYALHRSGAYKHLMNEEDYENLKWLHIFNKYDLYSKSKVRVDVEKVKPYYLSLIEKYFSAKLKW; from the exons ATGACTATCATCATTGAGCAACCACACCTTG TTACAGAAGAGGTAGAGGAAAAGATCCCTGCAGATGACAACGAAATGCTATTGGATGCTGGATTTGTGGTTCCACAGATCAACTCTTTTGGCCAAACTTTtag AGATTATGAGGCTGAAGGAGAGAGGCAACCAGGCGTGGAGAATTTTTACAGGATGAATCACATTAACCAGACTTATGACTTT GTGAAAAAAATGCGAGAAGAATATGGGAAATTGAAGAGAACAGAGATGAGCATATGGGAATGTTGTGAGCTTCTAAATGATGTTGTTGATGAAAGTGATCCTGATTTGGACGAACCTCAAATTGAGCATTTGTTACAAACTGCTGAAGCCATTAGACAAGATTATCCTAATGAAGACTGGCTCCACCTAACTGGACTCATTCACG ATCTTGGAAAGGTGCTTCTTTTACCGAGCTTTGGTGGGCTTCCTCAGTGGGCCGTTGTAG GCGACACGTATCCTGTTGGATGTGCTTTTGATGACTCAGTTGTCCACCACAAG CATTTCAAGGATAATCCAGACTATAATAATCCAGCTTACAATACCAAATACGGAGTTTACTCACAAGGATGTGGACTAAACAATGTTATGATGTCATTTGGCCACGATGACTATATGTACCTg GTGGCCAAAGAGAATAATACAACTCTACCTTCAGCAGCACTTTTCATTGTCAGATACCATTCATTCTAtg CATTACACAGGTCAGGGGCGTACAAGCACTTAATGAATGAAGAGGATTATGAAAATCTCAAATGGCTACATATATTCAA cAAATATGATTTATACAGTAAGAGCAAAGTCAGAGTTGATGTGGAAAAGGTGAAGCCATACTATCTCTCCCTTATTGAAAAG TACTTCTCAGCAAAGCTGAAATGGTGA